One genomic window of Marinobacter adhaerens HP15 includes the following:
- the paaC gene encoding 1,2-phenylacetyl-CoA epoxidase subunit PaaC encodes MTQTEALKEYLLRLADSDMILGQRLCELCGKAPALEEEMALMNVALDLVGQARNWYEYAAELIDDGRDADKLAFRRDAHEYRNLLMTEQPNEDYAVTMGRQFFFDVYHYFTLKSLTESSDERIAGIAAKALKEVTYHLRRSSEWVKRFGDGTEESHRRMQDAVDILWRFTGELITPDDTDRVMAEAGIGPDTDQLAKDWRGMVNEVLTQATLTPGAEDAWMYMGGKHGEHTEHLGFILAEMQFLQRAYPDATTW; translated from the coding sequence ATGACACAAACAGAAGCATTAAAGGAATACCTGCTGCGCCTGGCAGATTCCGACATGATCCTTGGCCAGCGCCTTTGCGAGCTGTGTGGCAAGGCCCCGGCGCTTGAGGAAGAGATGGCACTGATGAACGTTGCCCTTGATCTCGTCGGCCAGGCCCGCAACTGGTACGAGTATGCAGCCGAGCTGATCGACGATGGCCGCGATGCTGACAAACTGGCCTTCCGCCGGGACGCTCACGAGTATCGCAACCTGCTGATGACCGAGCAGCCCAACGAGGACTACGCCGTCACCATGGGTCGTCAGTTCTTCTTCGACGTGTACCACTACTTCACGCTCAAGAGCCTGACCGAATCCAGCGACGAGCGCATTGCCGGCATCGCTGCCAAGGCGCTGAAAGAGGTGACCTACCACCTGCGCCGCTCCTCGGAGTGGGTGAAGCGTTTTGGTGATGGCACTGAAGAAAGCCACCGCCGCATGCAGGACGCCGTCGACATCCTCTGGCGTTTTACCGGCGAGCTTATCACGCCGGACGACACCGATCGTGTGATGGCCGAGGCGGGCATTGGTCCGGATACTGACCAGCTGGCCAAAGACTGGCGCGGCATGGTCAACGAGGTGCTCACCCAGGCAACCCTGACTCCTGGCGCGGAAGACGCCTGGATGTACATGGGTGGCAAGCACGGCGAGCACACCGAACACCTCGGTTTCATCCTGGCAGAAATGCAGTTCCTGCAGAGGGCCTATCCCGATGCCACAACATGGTGA
- the paaB gene encoding 1,2-phenylacetyl-CoA epoxidase subunit PaaB — protein MSEWRLYEVFVRSKHGLNHKHVGSVHAADAEMAMENARDLYTRRNEGVSIWVVPSDAITASASDEKEVLFDPSEDKVYRHASFYKLPDEVGHM, from the coding sequence ATGTCTGAATGGCGCCTTTACGAAGTCTTTGTACGGTCCAAGCACGGCCTGAACCACAAACACGTGGGCAGCGTGCATGCCGCAGACGCCGAGATGGCCATGGAAAACGCCCGTGACCTTTACACACGCCGTAACGAAGGCGTAAGCATCTGGGTGGTTCCCTCCGACGCGATCACGGCGTCCGCGTCCGACGAGAAGGAAGTGCTTTTCGATCCGTCGGAAGACAAGGTTTACCGGCACGCTTCCTTCTACAAGCTGCCCGATGAAGTCGGACACATGTAA
- the paaD gene encoding 1,2-phenylacetyl-CoA epoxidase subunit PaaD, with protein MPQHGDSDSRSAVDILIASDRVPANARPDLLTEDDIWALLEEVKDPEVPAVSVVELGIVRAVHWDGKELSIDVTPTYSGCPATELIEELIAEALRAAGFRDPKIKQVLTPAWTTDWITDEGKEKLRAFGIAPPEGSSSKMSLLGEPEVIACPHCGSKDTERVSEFGSTACKALYRCKECLEPFDYFKCI; from the coding sequence ATGCCACAACATGGTGATTCAGACAGCCGGTCAGCTGTCGACATTCTGATTGCCAGTGATCGGGTGCCGGCCAACGCCCGCCCCGATCTGCTGACAGAGGACGACATCTGGGCACTTCTTGAAGAGGTCAAAGACCCTGAAGTGCCGGCAGTCAGTGTCGTGGAGCTCGGCATTGTCCGGGCAGTTCACTGGGACGGCAAAGAGCTGTCCATTGACGTGACCCCGACCTACTCCGGGTGCCCGGCCACCGAACTGATTGAGGAGCTGATCGCCGAGGCGCTACGCGCCGCTGGCTTCCGCGATCCGAAAATCAAACAGGTGCTGACCCCTGCCTGGACCACCGACTGGATCACAGACGAAGGCAAAGAAAAGCTTCGGGCGTTCGGTATCGCGCCACCCGAGGGCAGCTCCAGCAAAATGAGCCTGCTCGGAGAACCGGAAGTCATTGCCTGCCCTCATTGCGGCAGCAAAGACACCGAACGGGTCAGCGAGTTCGGATCCACCGCCTGCAAAGCCCTTTATCGTTGCAAGGAATGCCTCGAGCCCTTCGACTATTTCAAATGCATCTAG
- the pcaF gene encoding 3-oxoadipyl-CoA thiolase, translating into MSADNILKDAYIVDAIRTPIGRYGGALSAVRADDLGAIPIKALAERYPDLDWSKIDDVLYGCANQAGEDNRDVARMSLLLAGLPVDVPGSTINRLCGSGMDAVGSAARAIRTGETQLMIAGGVESMSRAPFVMGKADSAFSRKAEIFDTTIGWRFVNPVLKKQYGIDSMPETAENVAADFGISREDQDAFALRSQQRTAAAQKEGRLAAEITPVTIPRRKQDPLVVDTDEHPRETSLEKLASLPTPFRENGTVTAGNASGVNDGACALLLAGADALKQYNLKPRARVVAMATAGVEPRIMGFGPAPATRKVLATAGLELADMDVIELNEAFAAQALAVTRDLGLPDDAEHVNPNGGAIALGHPLGMSGARLVTTALNELERRHAAGQKARYALCTMCIGVGQGIALIIERMDAVA; encoded by the coding sequence ATGAGCGCCGACAATATCCTGAAAGACGCCTACATCGTCGATGCCATCCGCACCCCCATCGGTCGATACGGCGGTGCTCTCTCCGCCGTGCGGGCAGATGACCTGGGCGCCATTCCTATCAAGGCCCTGGCAGAGCGCTATCCGGATCTGGACTGGTCGAAAATTGACGACGTTCTTTATGGCTGCGCCAACCAGGCCGGTGAAGACAATCGCGACGTTGCCCGCATGTCCCTGCTGCTGGCTGGCCTTCCGGTGGACGTACCGGGCAGCACCATCAACCGTCTGTGCGGTTCCGGTATGGATGCAGTCGGCAGCGCCGCCCGGGCCATCCGTACCGGCGAAACACAGCTGATGATTGCCGGCGGCGTCGAATCCATGTCCCGTGCTCCCTTCGTTATGGGCAAGGCCGACTCTGCATTCAGCCGCAAGGCGGAGATTTTTGACACCACCATCGGCTGGCGCTTTGTAAACCCGGTACTGAAAAAGCAGTACGGCATTGATTCCATGCCCGAGACGGCGGAAAACGTTGCGGCCGACTTCGGCATTTCCCGGGAAGACCAGGACGCGTTCGCCCTGCGCAGTCAGCAGCGGACCGCGGCTGCCCAGAAAGAAGGCCGGCTGGCCGCCGAGATCACACCGGTCACGATTCCCCGCCGCAAGCAGGACCCGCTGGTGGTGGACACCGACGAGCATCCCCGGGAAACCAGCCTGGAAAAACTCGCCTCTCTGCCAACCCCGTTCCGTGAAAACGGCACGGTGACTGCGGGCAATGCGTCCGGCGTGAACGACGGTGCCTGCGCACTGCTTCTGGCGGGAGCCGATGCCCTCAAACAGTACAACCTCAAACCCCGCGCCCGGGTAGTTGCCATGGCAACGGCTGGCGTAGAGCCACGGATCATGGGCTTTGGCCCGGCACCGGCCACCCGAAAGGTTCTGGCCACCGCCGGTCTGGAGCTGGCAGATATGGATGTTATCGAGCTGAACGAGGCATTTGCTGCGCAGGCCCTGGCGGTTACCCGTGATCTCGGCCTGCCGGATGATGCCGAGCACGTAAATCCGAACGGTGGCGCCATTGCCCTCGGCCACCCCCTGGGCATGAGCGGCGCCCGGCTGGTAACCACTGCCCTGAATGAACTGGAGCGTCGCCACGCCGCGGGCCAGAAAGCCCGGTATGCCCTCTGCACCATGTGCATCGGCGTTGGCCAGGGCATCGCACTGATCATTGAACGGATGGATGCGGTGGCCTGA
- the paaK gene encoding phenylacetate--CoA ligase PaaK, with translation MTLPLQKLGKLDRMETASIDELRHEQLQRLRWSVVHAYTNVPFYRKAFDDQGLKPMDINSLEDLAKVPFTTKADLRDNYPFGMFATPMSDVVRVHASSGTTGKPTVVGYTQSDINTWADIVARSIRAGGGSRGDKVHVAYGYGLFTGGLGAHYGAERLGCTVIPMSGGQTEKQVQLIKDFEPDIIMVTPSYMLNIADEMERQGIDPHKLPLRLGIFGAEPWTNAMRSEIEERLGIEALDIYGLSEVMGPGVGMECIETKDGPTIWEDHFYPEIINPETGEVLPDGEYGELVFTSLTKVALPILRYRTRDLTRLLPGTARPMRRIDKITGRSDDMLIIRGVNVFPSQIEEQVLKCEALAPHYEIEVYKEGNLDCVDIRTELKPGVTDTPESRAAAAKELAHHIKSYIGISTRVEVVETNRLARSEGKAKRVFDRRNQ, from the coding sequence ATGACCTTACCACTGCAAAAACTTGGCAAACTTGACCGCATGGAAACCGCCAGCATTGATGAGCTGCGCCACGAACAGCTGCAGCGCCTGCGCTGGAGCGTTGTCCATGCCTACACCAACGTGCCGTTCTACCGCAAAGCGTTTGATGACCAGGGCCTGAAGCCCATGGACATCAACTCGCTGGAAGACCTGGCCAAGGTGCCATTCACCACCAAGGCGGATCTGCGGGACAACTACCCGTTCGGCATGTTTGCCACCCCCATGTCCGACGTGGTGCGGGTGCACGCCTCCAGTGGTACCACCGGCAAGCCAACCGTCGTCGGTTACACCCAGAGTGATATCAACACCTGGGCCGACATCGTGGCACGGTCCATCCGGGCCGGCGGCGGGTCCCGTGGCGACAAGGTTCATGTAGCCTATGGCTATGGCCTGTTCACCGGCGGTCTGGGCGCCCACTACGGCGCCGAACGCCTTGGCTGCACGGTTATTCCGATGTCCGGCGGCCAGACCGAGAAGCAGGTCCAGCTGATCAAGGATTTCGAACCGGACATCATCATGGTGACGCCGTCCTACATGCTGAACATTGCCGATGAAATGGAGCGTCAGGGCATTGATCCCCATAAACTGCCTCTGCGGCTCGGCATTTTCGGCGCAGAACCATGGACCAACGCCATGCGATCCGAGATCGAGGAGCGCCTCGGCATCGAGGCTCTTGATATCTATGGTCTGTCGGAAGTCATGGGTCCGGGCGTGGGCATGGAATGTATTGAAACCAAAGACGGCCCGACCATCTGGGAAGATCACTTCTATCCGGAAATCATCAACCCGGAAACCGGTGAAGTGCTGCCTGATGGTGAATACGGTGAGCTGGTCTTCACGTCATTGACCAAGGTGGCCCTGCCGATTCTGCGCTACCGCACCCGAGACCTCACCCGCCTGCTTCCGGGCACAGCGCGCCCGATGCGCCGGATTGACAAGATTACCGGTCGCAGCGACGACATGCTGATCATTCGCGGCGTCAACGTGTTCCCGAGCCAGATCGAGGAGCAGGTGCTCAAGTGCGAGGCTCTGGCACCGCACTACGAGATCGAGGTTTACAAGGAAGGCAACCTGGACTGCGTGGATATCCGGACCGAACTGAAACCCGGCGTAACCGACACCCCCGAGAGTCGTGCTGCGGCGGCCAAGGAACTGGCGCACCACATCAAGTCCTACATCGGCATCAGCACCCGTGTCGAGGTGGTGGAAACCAACCGTCTGGCACGCTCGGAAGGCAAGGCCAAGCGCGTATTTGATCGCCGTAACCAGTAA
- the paaE gene encoding 1,2-phenylacetyl-CoA epoxidase subunit PaaE: protein MNKFYSLTLKEVRPETRNAVSLAFDVPEDLADKFHYQQGQHLIVRTKLDGEEVRRSYSICRSVNDQELRIAVKQVPGGRFSTFANEQLKPGQTLEVMPPQGHFSVDLDPEREGNYLAVAAGSGITPILSIVKTTLETEPKSEVTLFYGNKATSSTMFRDELQDLKNEYMSRLNLVYIFTREEQDIDLYNGRIDHEKCDKLFDHWINAKELTAAFICGPQMMTETVRDSLLNHGMEKSRIHFELFTPAGGVPQARKDRDPAHVDPQSISEVTVIADGRSLTFPLVRDTKSILDAGNEEGADLPYSCKAGVCSTCRAKVVEGEVEMDQNFALEDYEVEAGYVLSCQCYPISDKVVLDYDEM from the coding sequence ATGAACAAATTTTACTCACTGACCCTCAAAGAGGTCAGACCTGAAACAAGAAACGCCGTATCACTTGCTTTTGACGTGCCTGAAGATCTGGCAGACAAGTTTCACTACCAGCAGGGCCAGCACCTGATCGTGCGCACCAAGCTGGATGGCGAGGAAGTTCGCCGCTCCTATTCGATTTGCCGCAGTGTCAACGACCAGGAGCTTCGCATCGCCGTCAAACAGGTTCCTGGCGGTCGCTTCTCCACCTTTGCCAACGAGCAACTCAAGCCTGGCCAGACTCTGGAAGTCATGCCGCCGCAGGGCCATTTCTCGGTCGATCTGGACCCCGAGCGTGAAGGCAACTACCTGGCGGTAGCCGCCGGCAGTGGTATTACTCCGATCCTCTCGATCGTGAAGACCACCCTGGAAACCGAGCCCAAGAGCGAGGTCACCCTGTTCTACGGCAACAAGGCCACCAGCAGCACCATGTTCCGTGACGAGCTGCAGGACCTGAAAAACGAGTACATGTCCCGCCTTAACCTGGTGTACATCTTCACCCGTGAAGAACAGGACATCGACCTTTACAACGGTCGTATCGACCACGAGAAGTGCGACAAGCTGTTCGATCACTGGATCAATGCCAAGGAGCTCACGGCGGCCTTTATCTGCGGCCCGCAGATGATGACCGAGACCGTGCGCGACTCGCTGCTGAACCACGGCATGGAAAAGAGCAGGATCCACTTCGAACTGTTTACCCCGGCTGGTGGTGTTCCCCAGGCCCGGAAAGACCGGGATCCGGCACACGTCGATCCCCAGTCAATCAGTGAAGTAACGGTGATCGCTGATGGCCGCTCGCTGACTTTCCCGCTGGTGCGCGACACCAAGAGCATTCTGGATGCCGGCAATGAAGAAGGCGCGGACCTGCCCTATTCCTGCAAGGCTGGCGTCTGCTCCACATGCCGAGCCAAGGTCGTGGAGGGCGAGGTAGAGATGGATCAGAACTTTGCTCTGGAAGACTACGAGGTGGAAGCCGGTTACGTGCTTTCCTGCCAGTGCTACCCGATCAGCGACAAGGTGGTTCTGGACTACGACGAAATGTAG
- the paaA gene encoding 1,2-phenylacetyl-CoA epoxidase subunit PaaA, giving the protein MYAQLVETGAKRLKTKEEMSPEERDFQEKVDAETKIEPKNWMPEGYRKTLIRQISQHAHSEVVGMLPEGNWVTRAPTLKRKLQLMAKIQDEAGHGLYLYSAMETLGADRDEEIEKLHQGKAKYSSIFNYPTLNWADMGAVGWLVDGAAIVNQVVLQRTSYGPYSRAMIRICKEESFHQRQGYQILLDMMREGTEEQKAMVQDAINRLWWPALMMFGPHDDESPNSQQSMAWKIKRKSNDELRQMFIDQTVPQLEFLGCTAPDPDLKWNEETGHYDFGEINWQEFYDVLKGNGPCNRERIKTRKNAIDEGAWVREAAVAYAEKQKQRAQAA; this is encoded by the coding sequence ATGTACGCCCAGCTCGTTGAAACCGGCGCCAAGCGCCTTAAGACCAAAGAAGAGATGTCGCCCGAAGAGCGCGACTTTCAGGAAAAGGTCGACGCCGAAACCAAAATCGAACCCAAAAACTGGATGCCGGAAGGCTACCGGAAGACCCTGATTCGCCAGATTTCCCAGCACGCCCACTCTGAAGTGGTCGGCATGCTGCCGGAAGGCAACTGGGTTACCCGCGCGCCTACGCTCAAGCGTAAGCTCCAGCTGATGGCCAAGATTCAGGACGAAGCGGGCCACGGCCTGTACCTGTACAGCGCCATGGAAACCCTGGGTGCTGACCGTGACGAAGAGATCGAAAAGCTGCACCAGGGAAAAGCCAAGTATTCCAGCATCTTCAACTACCCCACCCTGAACTGGGCGGACATGGGTGCCGTTGGCTGGCTGGTAGACGGCGCCGCCATTGTTAACCAGGTGGTGCTGCAGCGTACCTCCTATGGTCCCTATTCCCGCGCCATGATCCGCATCTGCAAGGAAGAAAGCTTCCACCAGCGTCAGGGTTACCAGATCCTGCTGGACATGATGCGCGAAGGCACCGAGGAACAGAAAGCCATGGTGCAGGACGCCATTAACCGTCTGTGGTGGCCGGCACTGATGATGTTCGGACCGCATGACGACGAGTCCCCGAACTCCCAGCAGTCCATGGCCTGGAAGATCAAGCGCAAGAGCAACGACGAACTGCGCCAGATGTTTATTGACCAGACCGTGCCGCAGCTCGAATTCCTTGGCTGCACTGCACCGGATCCGGACCTGAAGTGGAACGAAGAAACCGGCCATTACGATTTCGGCGAAATCAACTGGCAGGAGTTCTACGACGTCCTCAAGGGCAACGGTCCCTGCAACCGCGAGCGCATCAAGACTCGCAAGAACGCTATTGACGAAGGTGCCTGGGTCCGTGAAGCGGCCGTCGCCTACGCCGAAAAACAAAAACAGCGCGCACAAGCCGCCTGA
- the paaI gene encoding hydroxyphenylacetyl-CoA thioesterase PaaI: MSEMDPQVLAEECAKAMFARDRASQKLGMNIESVAPGKAVLTMTVTGDMIQGHGSCHGGYLFTLADSAFAFACNSYDRATVASGCSIDYMYGAKEGDLLTATAEEQARGGRTGVYDITLTNQDGRKVALFRGRSYEVRGTVRNSEETA, encoded by the coding sequence ATGAGCGAGATGGATCCACAAGTACTCGCCGAAGAATGCGCCAAGGCCATGTTCGCGCGGGACCGCGCCAGCCAGAAACTGGGTATGAACATCGAGTCCGTTGCCCCGGGCAAGGCAGTGCTCACCATGACGGTCACCGGCGACATGATCCAGGGCCACGGCTCCTGCCACGGCGGTTACCTGTTCACCCTGGCCGATTCGGCGTTTGCGTTTGCCTGTAACAGCTACGACCGCGCCACCGTGGCCTCCGGTTGCAGCATTGATTACATGTACGGCGCCAAAGAGGGCGACCTGCTGACCGCCACCGCCGAAGAACAGGCCCGCGGCGGCCGCACCGGCGTTTACGACATCACACTAACCAATCAGGACGGCCGCAAGGTTGCCCTGTTCCGGGGCCGCTCCTATGAGGTTCGTGGCACTGTACGCAATTCGGAGGAAACTGCATGA
- the paaG gene encoding 2-(1,2-epoxy-1,2-dihydrophenyl)acetyl-CoA isomerase PaaG, producing the protein MTQPSILLEIDQGVALLTLNRPDNLNSFNVEMHERMREAISTVRKDESVRVLVITGSGRGFCAGQDLSDRSVSPDQEMPDLGASLENYYNPLMRSLRDLPMPVLCAVNGVAAGAGANIALACDITLAARSANFVQAFCKLGLVPDSGGTWTLPRVAGMARAKGMALLGDKISAEQAENWGMIWRCVDNEQLMEETMKLARHFATQPTKGLALIKRALHASASNTFEEQINLERDLQRMAGQTEDYREGVAAFMEKRTPNFKGK; encoded by the coding sequence ATGACTCAGCCGAGCATTCTTCTTGAAATCGATCAGGGCGTGGCTCTGCTTACCCTGAACCGTCCGGACAACCTGAACAGTTTCAACGTTGAAATGCATGAGCGTATGCGCGAGGCCATCAGCACCGTGCGCAAGGATGAGTCTGTCCGTGTACTGGTCATCACCGGCTCCGGCCGGGGTTTTTGTGCGGGGCAGGATCTTTCCGACCGCAGCGTCTCGCCAGATCAGGAAATGCCGGACCTGGGCGCCTCTCTGGAGAACTATTACAACCCGCTGATGCGGAGCCTCCGGGATCTGCCGATGCCCGTGCTCTGCGCGGTTAACGGGGTGGCCGCTGGCGCCGGCGCCAACATTGCCCTGGCCTGCGACATTACCCTGGCAGCCCGTTCTGCGAATTTCGTTCAGGCCTTCTGCAAACTGGGGCTGGTACCTGATTCCGGCGGCACCTGGACTCTGCCCCGCGTAGCGGGTATGGCACGGGCCAAAGGCATGGCGCTTTTGGGCGACAAGATCAGCGCCGAGCAGGCCGAAAACTGGGGCATGATCTGGCGCTGCGTTGATAACGAGCAACTCATGGAAGAGACCATGAAACTTGCCCGCCATTTCGCGACCCAACCGACCAAGGGTCTTGCACTGATCAAGCGGGCACTGCACGCCAGCGCCAGCAACACCTTTGAAGAGCAGATCAATCTGGAGCGCGATCTGCAGCGCATGGCGGGACAGACCGAAGACTACCGTGAGGGCGTTGCCGCCTTCATGGAAAAACGCACGCCGAACTTCAAGGGGAAATAA
- the paaY gene encoding phenylacetic acid degradation protein PaaY codes for MPSYSIEGVVPVVHPSAYVHPTAVLIGDVWIGPDCYVGPAASLRADFGRIILKQGSNVQDTCVMHAFPGMDTVVEKNGHVGHGAILHGCVVGEDAMVGMNAVVMDEAHIAPRSIVGACAFVKAKFTCEPGSLIVGSPAKVMRMLSDKEIAWKRKGTEEYQRLTLRSLASLEEVQPLSEAETDRPRVDASGYKPKYEQSE; via the coding sequence ATGCCCAGCTACAGTATAGAAGGCGTTGTTCCTGTTGTTCATCCGTCCGCCTATGTGCATCCAACCGCCGTTCTCATTGGGGATGTCTGGATTGGACCGGATTGCTACGTGGGGCCTGCGGCTTCGCTGCGTGCAGATTTCGGGCGGATCATTCTGAAGCAGGGGTCGAATGTTCAGGACACGTGTGTGATGCATGCCTTTCCCGGGATGGATACGGTTGTCGAGAAAAACGGACACGTCGGCCATGGCGCAATCCTGCACGGCTGCGTTGTCGGCGAAGATGCCATGGTGGGCATGAATGCGGTGGTGATGGATGAGGCGCACATTGCACCCCGCTCCATTGTTGGCGCCTGCGCGTTCGTTAAGGCAAAGTTTACCTGTGAGCCGGGATCGCTGATTGTCGGCTCGCCGGCCAAGGTTATGCGCATGCTGAGCGACAAGGAAATCGCCTGGAAGAGAAAGGGTACAGAAGAGTACCAGCGACTCACGCTTCGTTCTCTGGCAAGCCTCGAGGAGGTCCAGCCACTGTCAGAAGCCGAGACGGATCGGCCCCGGGTGGACGCCAGCGGTTACAAGCCCAAGTACGAGCAGTCCGAATAG
- the paaH gene encoding 3-hydroxyacyl-CoA dehydrogenase PaaH: MPALDTQTKVAVVGAGAMGSGIAQVAAQAGHQVYLHDQREGAAEAGRDGIAKQLQRRVDKGKMQQQELDDVIGRIHPVAKLDDVADAGLVIEAIIEDLQIKRQLLASLEDLCTADAILATNTSSISVTALGADMSKPERLVGMHFFNPAPLMALVEVVMGLATSKTVADTVHATATAWGKKPVYATSTPGFIVNRVARPFYAESLRLLQEQATDAATLDAIIREAGQFRMGAFELTDLIGHDVNYAVTSSVFNSYYQDPRFLPSLIQKELVEAGRLGRKSGQGFYPYGESAEKPQPKTEPAHQSDESVIIAEGNPGVAAPLLERLKAAGLTIIERDGPGQIRFGDAVLALTDGRMATERAACEGVANLVLFDLAFDYSKASRLALAPADQASDAAVSCACALLQKAGIEVSLIADRPGLVIMRTVAMLANEAADAALHGVATVADIDLAMKAGLNYPDGPLSWSDRLGAGHVFKVLTNIQTSYAEDRYRPALLLRKNAFAQKGFYS; the protein is encoded by the coding sequence ATGCCGGCACTGGATACTCAAACCAAAGTTGCCGTCGTCGGCGCCGGCGCCATGGGCTCCGGCATTGCCCAGGTGGCCGCCCAGGCAGGCCATCAGGTTTACCTGCACGACCAGAGAGAGGGTGCCGCCGAGGCGGGCCGTGACGGTATCGCCAAACAGCTTCAGCGTCGTGTTGATAAAGGCAAGATGCAGCAGCAGGAGCTGGACGATGTGATCGGCCGGATTCACCCGGTTGCAAAGCTTGATGACGTCGCAGACGCCGGGCTGGTGATCGAGGCCATCATCGAAGACCTCCAGATCAAACGTCAGCTGCTGGCGAGCCTTGAAGACCTGTGTACCGCCGATGCGATCCTCGCCACCAACACCTCCTCCATCTCTGTTACCGCCCTCGGTGCTGACATGAGCAAACCGGAGCGTCTGGTGGGCATGCACTTCTTCAACCCGGCCCCGCTGATGGCGCTGGTTGAAGTGGTCATGGGGCTGGCGACCAGCAAGACCGTTGCCGATACCGTCCATGCCACGGCCACCGCCTGGGGCAAGAAGCCGGTGTATGCAACGTCGACTCCGGGCTTCATCGTGAACCGCGTGGCCCGTCCGTTTTATGCAGAGAGCCTTCGCCTCCTTCAGGAGCAGGCCACCGATGCCGCCACCCTGGATGCGATTATCCGCGAAGCTGGCCAGTTCCGCATGGGCGCATTCGAGCTGACCGACCTGATCGGACACGACGTCAATTATGCGGTTACCAGCTCTGTCTTTAATTCCTATTATCAGGACCCCCGCTTTCTACCGTCACTGATCCAGAAAGAACTGGTGGAAGCCGGTCGCCTGGGACGCAAGAGCGGCCAGGGGTTCTATCCCTATGGCGAGAGTGCAGAAAAGCCGCAGCCAAAGACCGAGCCGGCACATCAATCCGATGAGTCCGTGATCATTGCCGAAGGCAATCCCGGCGTAGCCGCACCGTTGCTGGAGCGACTGAAGGCAGCCGGCCTGACCATTATCGAGCGCGACGGCCCGGGCCAGATTCGCTTCGGCGATGCGGTACTGGCACTTACCGACGGCCGGATGGCTACCGAGCGTGCCGCCTGTGAGGGCGTCGCCAATCTGGTGCTGTTCGACCTTGCGTTTGACTACAGCAAAGCAAGCCGACTGGCCCTGGCGCCTGCCGATCAGGCGTCCGACGCAGCGGTTTCCTGTGCCTGTGCTTTACTGCAAAAAGCGGGTATCGAAGTCAGCCTGATCGCGGATCGGCCGGGGCTGGTCATCATGCGTACCGTCGCCATGCTGGCGAATGAAGCGGCCGATGCGGCTCTTCACGGTGTTGCAACGGTCGCGGATATCGATCTGGCAATGAAAGCGGGCCTGAACTATCCCGACGGCCCCCTGAGCTGGAGCGACCGCCTGGGCGCGGGCCACGTGTTCAAGGTTCTCACCAACATCCAGACCAGCTACGCAGAGGACCGCTATCGCCCTGCCCTGCTGCTCCGGAAGAACGCATTTGCACAGAAGGGGTTTTATTCATGA
- a CDS encoding Lrp/AsnC ligand binding domain-containing protein, whose translation MAELDRIDQSIIRELQKNSRITVTELASRVGLSKTPCQVRMRRLEEHGYITGYTALVNQTKLGLSHIAFAQVTLNDTSSGALTAFNKAVQSVSAVEQCHMIAGNFDYLLKVRTRNMQEYRQVLGEEISALPHVLQTSTFVVMENVKDAGL comes from the coding sequence ATGGCCGAATTGGATCGAATAGACCAATCCATTATTCGCGAGCTTCAGAAGAACTCCCGAATCACGGTTACCGAGCTTGCGTCCCGGGTGGGCCTTTCCAAAACGCCGTGCCAGGTGCGGATGCGCCGGCTTGAGGAGCACGGTTATATCACCGGTTACACGGCCCTGGTTAACCAGACCAAACTTGGTCTCAGCCACATTGCCTTCGCACAGGTTACCCTGAACGACACCAGCAGCGGCGCCCTGACCGCCTTTAACAAAGCTGTTCAGAGCGTCTCGGCGGTGGAGCAGTGCCACATGATTGCCGGCAACTTCGACTACCTGTTAAAAGTCCGAACCCGCAACATGCAGGAATACCGGCAGGTTCTTGGGGAGGAAATCTCGGCTCTGCCCCACGTGCTGCAAACCAGCACGTTTGTGGTTATGGAGAACGTCAAGGACGCTGGGCTCTGA